Proteins encoded by one window of Streptomyces uncialis:
- a CDS encoding MarR family winged helix-turn-helix transcriptional regulator, whose amino-acid sequence MAARARFGELARQLSAVGAVNRGLARALPAECPAGAAAVLHTLDRHGEMRISKLAELLTVDMSVTSRHVAHVTDRGWVDRSPDPDDKRSRILRLTPSGKVQLNELAERYSGALAHYLDGWSDDEIGQLTVLLTRLRGEFGDCRAPSGRHPYPRSRPASAPTPTGTAPLPDGTVPVPGGTAPVPGHVPPAGPLADPFAGTPAPAPG is encoded by the coding sequence ATGGCCGCGCGTGCCAGATTCGGGGAGCTGGCCCGGCAGCTCAGTGCCGTGGGAGCCGTGAACCGGGGGCTCGCGCGGGCGCTGCCCGCCGAATGTCCCGCCGGGGCGGCGGCCGTCCTGCACACACTGGACCGGCACGGCGAGATGCGGATCAGCAAGCTCGCCGAACTGCTCACCGTGGACATGTCCGTGACCAGTCGTCATGTCGCCCATGTCACCGACCGGGGCTGGGTGGACCGTTCGCCCGACCCGGACGACAAACGGTCCCGCATCCTGCGGCTGACGCCGTCCGGCAAGGTCCAGCTCAACGAACTGGCCGAACGCTATTCGGGGGCGCTCGCGCACTATCTGGACGGCTGGTCGGACGACGAGATCGGCCAGCTCACCGTCCTGCTGACCCGGCTGCGCGGGGAGTTCGGGGACTGCCGCGCGCCCTCCGGCCGGCACCCCTACCCCCGGTCCCGGCCCGCGTCTGCGCCGACGCCCACCGGAACCGCCCCGCTCCCGGACGGCACCGTCCCGGTTCCAGGCGGCACGGCCCCGGTCCCAGGCCACGTGCCTCCCGCCGGGCCCCTCGCCGATCCCTTCGCCGGGACCCCCGCCCCGGCGCCCGGCTGA
- a CDS encoding TetR/AcrR family transcriptional regulator, with product MVRPADRSRRPGRSSVWLADGSPRGASARRSAHPSGLDRDVIIRTTVELLDAEGLAKFSMRRLAAELNVTAMSVYWYVDTKDDLLELALDRAFGELRLPELSLPGGEARGRGPGSPLAGTFDAGTFGGAVGPVGAVAAPGEPGPGDEDGYGYGNEPGAGAGAGVGNSDGIGNDATAPQPATATQTATGTENATGTATAPHPDADWRDMLRSLARELRNLLVRHPWISPLAGTFLNVGPHSLNFSLTAQRIIRRTGLAAHEQMGALSAVFQFVYGFGTIEGQFLQRCREAGMSQDAYFQEAMSAVAMSPAVAQTVGEASDLMAARGGDTVEEMREREYAFALELLIAGIETMVARGAEAGTSTSTTTGTGTAPSRPAG from the coding sequence ATGGTGAGGCCGGCCGACAGGTCCCGACGCCCTGGACGGTCCAGCGTCTGGCTGGCGGACGGGTCGCCCCGCGGCGCCTCGGCCCGCCGCAGCGCCCACCCGTCCGGGCTCGACCGTGACGTCATCATCCGGACCACGGTCGAACTGCTCGACGCGGAGGGGCTGGCCAAGTTCTCGATGCGCAGGCTCGCCGCCGAGCTGAACGTCACCGCGATGTCCGTGTACTGGTACGTCGACACCAAGGACGACCTGCTGGAACTGGCCCTCGACAGGGCCTTCGGGGAACTGCGGCTGCCGGAGCTGTCGCTCCCGGGCGGCGAGGCCCGGGGCCGCGGCCCCGGTTCGCCGCTCGCGGGGACCTTCGACGCGGGGACCTTCGGCGGCGCGGTGGGCCCCGTGGGCGCGGTCGCCGCCCCCGGGGAACCGGGGCCCGGGGACGAGGACGGGTACGGGTACGGGAACGAGCCCGGAGCCGGAGCCGGAGCCGGGGTCGGCAACAGCGACGGCATCGGGAACGACGCCACCGCCCCCCAACCCGCCACCGCCACCCAAACCGCCACCGGCACTGAAAACGCCACCGGCACCGCCACCGCCCCCCACCCCGACGCCGACTGGCGGGACATGCTGCGCAGCCTCGCGCGGGAGCTGCGGAACCTGCTCGTCCGGCACCCGTGGATCTCCCCGCTCGCCGGGACCTTCCTCAACGTCGGCCCGCACTCGCTGAACTTCTCCCTCACCGCCCAGCGGATCATCCGCCGCACGGGGCTCGCCGCGCACGAGCAGATGGGGGCGCTCTCCGCCGTCTTCCAGTTCGTCTACGGCTTCGGGACGATCGAGGGCCAGTTCCTCCAGCGGTGCCGGGAGGCGGGCATGAGCCAGGACGCGTACTTCCAGGAGGCGATGAGCGCGGTCGCCATGTCCCCCGCGGTGGCCCAGACGGTCGGTGAGGCGTCCGACCTCATGGCGGCACGCGGCGGCGACACCGTCGAGGAGATGCGGGAGCGGGAGTACGCCTTCGCGCTGGAACTGCTGATCGCCGGCATCGAGACGATGGTCGCCCGGGGCGCGGAAGCCGGTACGAGTACGAGTACGACTACGGGGACCGGTACCGCGCCGTCGCGTCCCGCCGGGTGA
- a CDS encoding MDR family MFS transporter: MATSTPPEVRGSGAEGAGASGPGTDDGMPQMTHRQIMEALSGLMLGMFVAILSSTIVTNALPEIIGDLGGGQSAYTWVVTAALLAMTATTPLWGKLADQFSKKLLVQIALVIYVAGSVVAGLAQSPGMLIACRVVQGIGVGGLSALAQIVMAAMISPRERGRYSGYLGANFAVATVGGPLLGGVITDTSWLGWRWCFYVGVPFALLALVLLQKTLKLPVVKRPVKVDWTGAFLVSAAVCLLLVWVTFAGDKYAWLSWQTYAMVAGSLLLGALFVYVESRAAEPIIPLRLFRNRTITLASLASLFVGVTMFSATVFFSQYFQLSRGESPTMSGVLTIPLIAGLFVSSTASGLIITRTGKWKAWLVTGGVLVTAGLGLLGGIRHDTEYWHIALYMVLMGLGIGMMMQNLVLCTQNQVDSADLGAASSVVTFFRSLGGAVGVSALGAVMATRINGYVEDGLTALGPAGARFGDGGAGSGAIPDLDTLPGPLRGVVESAYGHGIADVFLVSAPLAAVAFLITLFIKEVPLRGRAPVAREVSGPAAR; this comes from the coding sequence ATGGCAACTTCCACACCGCCCGAGGTGCGGGGCAGCGGTGCCGAGGGAGCCGGTGCGTCCGGGCCCGGTACGGACGACGGCATGCCGCAGATGACCCACCGGCAGATCATGGAGGCCCTGTCCGGCCTGATGCTCGGGATGTTCGTCGCGATCCTCTCCTCGACCATCGTCACCAACGCGCTGCCGGAGATCATCGGGGACCTCGGCGGCGGCCAGAGCGCGTACACCTGGGTCGTCACGGCCGCGCTGCTCGCGATGACCGCGACGACCCCGCTGTGGGGCAAGCTCGCCGACCAGTTCTCCAAGAAGCTGCTGGTCCAGATAGCCCTGGTCATCTATGTCGCCGGTTCGGTGGTGGCCGGGCTCGCGCAGAGTCCCGGGATGCTGATCGCCTGCCGGGTGGTGCAGGGCATCGGGGTGGGCGGACTGTCCGCGCTCGCGCAGATCGTGATGGCCGCGATGATCTCCCCGCGTGAACGCGGCCGGTACAGCGGCTACCTGGGCGCGAACTTCGCCGTGGCGACGGTCGGCGGGCCGCTGCTCGGCGGGGTCATCACGGACACCTCGTGGCTCGGCTGGCGCTGGTGCTTCTACGTCGGGGTGCCGTTCGCGCTGCTCGCGCTGGTGCTGCTCCAGAAGACGCTCAAGCTGCCCGTGGTCAAGCGGCCGGTCAAGGTCGACTGGACCGGGGCGTTCCTCGTCTCGGCCGCCGTATGCCTGCTGCTGGTGTGGGTGACCTTCGCCGGTGACAAGTACGCGTGGCTGTCCTGGCAGACGTACGCGATGGTCGCGGGCTCGCTGCTGCTGGGCGCGCTGTTCGTGTACGTGGAGTCGCGGGCGGCCGAGCCGATCATCCCGCTGCGGCTGTTCCGCAACCGGACGATCACCCTGGCCTCGCTCGCGTCCCTGTTCGTGGGCGTCACGATGTTCTCCGCGACGGTCTTCTTCAGCCAGTACTTCCAGCTCTCGCGGGGCGAGTCACCGACGATGTCGGGGGTGCTGACGATCCCGCTGATCGCCGGACTGTTCGTGTCCTCCACCGCGTCCGGGCTCATCATCACCCGTACCGGGAAGTGGAAGGCGTGGCTCGTCACGGGCGGCGTGCTGGTGACGGCCGGGCTCGGGCTGCTGGGCGGCATCCGGCACGACACCGAGTACTGGCACATCGCCCTGTACATGGTGCTGATGGGCCTCGGCATCGGGATGATGATGCAGAACCTCGTGCTGTGCACCCAGAACCAGGTGGACTCGGCGGACCTGGGGGCCGCGAGTTCCGTGGTGACGTTCTTCCGGTCGCTGGGCGGTGCCGTCGGCGTCTCGGCGCTCGGCGCGGTCATGGCCACCCGGATCAACGGTTACGTCGAGGACGGGCTCACCGCGCTCGGCCCGGCGGGCGCCCGGTTCGGGGACGGCGGGGCGGGGAGCGGGGCCATCCCGGACCTGGACACCCTGCCCGGACCGCTGCGGGGCGTGGTCGAGAGCGCCTACGGGCACGGGATAGCGGACGTGTTCCTGGTGTCGGCCCCGCTGGCCGCGGTGGCGTTCCTCATCACGCTGTTCATCAAGGAGGTGCCGTTGCGGGGGCGCGCACCGGTGGCACGCGAGGTGAGCGGTCCCGCCGCGCGCTGA
- a CDS encoding MFS transporter — MAAMAVDSGGREAQGHPRRWLILGVILVAQLTVLLDNTVLNVAIPSLTRELDASSSDIQWMINAYSLVQSGLLLTAGSAADRYGRKKLLAAGLVLFGIGSLAAGLAQSSGQLIAARAGMGVGGALLMTTTLAVVVQVFDRDERVKAIALWSTVNSLGFASGPLIGGIMLDHFWWGAIFLINIPVALVALVAVVRMVPESKDPRGDRPDLVGAVLSTIGMTAVVYAIISGPDHGWTSGQVLVPAAVGVLVLGLFVLWELRIPHPMLDMHFFRDRRFVGAVAGAVFVAFGMGGSLYLLTQHLQFVLGYGPLEAGVRTAPLALTVVVLNLAGLGARMVVKLGTPGAITTGMSLLSGGLAAIALLSGGTDGTYGGMFLGLVMMGAGIAVAAPAMANAIMSAIPQEKAGVGAGINGTLAEFGTGLGVAVLGAVLSSRFFALVAVSAASLPAALAAAGSQAERERIADAFASGLATSQLVGAAWVLFGGLLAAALLRRAERADSLVSAPAAMDASPGPAGGTGTGRTTSTGTATPAGTSTGTGTGTPADTGTGVGTAQGTGGAAREGGAAQAP, encoded by the coding sequence ATGGCAGCCATGGCCGTGGATTCGGGGGGCCGGGAAGCACAGGGACATCCACGGCGCTGGCTGATTCTCGGGGTGATCCTCGTGGCCCAGCTCACGGTGTTGCTGGACAACACCGTGCTGAACGTCGCGATCCCCTCGCTCACCCGGGAGCTGGACGCGTCCAGCTCGGACATCCAGTGGATGATCAACGCCTACTCGCTGGTGCAGTCCGGGCTGCTGCTCACCGCGGGCAGCGCCGCCGACCGGTACGGGCGCAAGAAACTGCTCGCGGCGGGACTCGTGCTGTTCGGTATCGGCTCCCTCGCGGCCGGGCTCGCGCAGAGCTCGGGGCAGCTCATCGCCGCGCGCGCCGGGATGGGTGTCGGCGGGGCGCTGCTGATGACGACCACGCTCGCCGTCGTCGTGCAGGTCTTCGACAGGGACGAGCGGGTGAAGGCGATCGCCCTCTGGTCGACCGTGAACTCCCTCGGGTTCGCCTCCGGACCGCTGATCGGCGGCATCATGCTCGACCACTTCTGGTGGGGCGCGATCTTCCTGATCAACATCCCGGTCGCCCTGGTCGCGCTGGTCGCCGTGGTGCGGATGGTGCCGGAGTCGAAGGACCCGAGGGGCGACCGGCCCGATCTGGTCGGGGCGGTCCTGTCGACGATCGGTATGACCGCCGTCGTCTACGCGATCATCTCCGGCCCCGATCACGGCTGGACCTCCGGTCAGGTGCTCGTCCCGGCCGCCGTCGGTGTGCTGGTGCTGGGGCTGTTCGTGCTGTGGGAGCTGCGCATCCCGCACCCGATGCTGGACATGCACTTCTTCCGTGACCGGCGTTTCGTCGGCGCGGTCGCCGGTGCGGTCTTCGTCGCGTTCGGGATGGGCGGCTCGCTGTACCTGCTGACCCAGCACCTCCAGTTCGTCCTCGGGTACGGACCGCTGGAGGCCGGGGTGCGGACCGCGCCGCTCGCGCTGACCGTGGTCGTGCTCAACCTCGCCGGGCTCGGCGCGCGCATGGTCGTCAAGCTCGGTACGCCGGGTGCCATCACCACCGGTATGAGCCTGCTGTCCGGCGGGCTCGCCGCGATCGCGCTGCTGTCCGGCGGCACGGACGGCACGTACGGGGGCATGTTCCTCGGGCTGGTGATGATGGGCGCGGGTATCGCCGTCGCGGCGCCCGCGATGGCCAACGCCATCATGAGCGCGATCCCGCAGGAGAAGGCGGGCGTCGGAGCGGGGATCAACGGCACCCTGGCGGAGTTCGGCACCGGACTCGGTGTCGCCGTCCTCGGCGCCGTCCTCAGCTCCCGCTTTTTCGCGCTCGTCGCCGTGTCGGCGGCCTCGCTCCCGGCCGCGCTCGCCGCCGCCGGTTCGCAGGCGGAGCGGGAGCGGATCGCGGACGCGTTCGCGTCCGGGCTGGCCACCAGCCAGCTCGTGGGCGCGGCCTGGGTGCTGTTCGGAGGACTCCTCGCGGCGGCGTTGCTGAGGCGCGCGGAGCGGGCAGACTCCTTGGTGTCCGCCCCGGCGGCCATGGACGCGTCGCCCGGACCGGCCGGCGGTACGGGGACCGGCCGGACCACCTCCACCGGTACGGCCACCCCGGCGGGCACCTCGACGGGTACGGGTACGGGGACCCCGGCGGATACCGGCACCGGCGTCGGCACCGCGCAGGGGACCGGTGGGGCCGCACGTGAGGGAGGGGCGGCCCAGGCCCCCTGA
- a CDS encoding response regulator transcription factor, which yields MTVTQGRTELLKPDGTPVRVLVVDDEPTITELLSMAMRYEGWSIRSAGDGPEAVRAAREFRPDAVVLDLAMPGMDGLDVLTRLRRDLPGVPVLFLTAKDGVEERIAGLTAGGDEHVTKPFGLEDVVARLRGLIRRAGTLDRRGASLLVVGDLTLDEDSHEVARGGTAVHLTATEFELLRFLMRNPRRVLSKAQILDRVWSYDFGGRANVVELYISYLRRKIDAGREPMIHTRRGAGYLIKPAATV from the coding sequence ATGACCGTGACCCAAGGACGTACGGAACTGCTGAAGCCGGACGGAACTCCGGTCCGGGTACTCGTCGTGGACGACGAACCGACGATCACCGAACTGCTGTCGATGGCCATGCGTTACGAGGGCTGGAGCATCCGCAGCGCGGGCGACGGGCCGGAAGCGGTGCGGGCCGCCCGGGAGTTCCGGCCCGACGCGGTCGTCCTCGACCTCGCGATGCCCGGTATGGACGGGCTCGACGTGCTGACCCGGCTGCGGCGCGATCTGCCCGGGGTCCCGGTGCTGTTCCTCACCGCCAAGGACGGGGTCGAGGAGCGGATCGCCGGACTCACGGCCGGGGGCGACGAGCACGTCACCAAACCGTTCGGACTCGAAGACGTCGTCGCCCGGCTGCGCGGGCTGATCCGGCGCGCCGGGACGCTCGACCGGCGCGGCGCGTCCTTGCTGGTCGTGGGCGACCTGACGCTGGACGAGGACAGCCATGAGGTGGCCCGGGGCGGTACCGCCGTCCATCTCACCGCCACGGAGTTCGAGCTGCTGCGCTTCCTGATGCGCAACCCGCGCCGGGTGCTCAGCAAGGCGCAGATCCTGGACCGGGTCTGGAGCTACGACTTCGGCGGCCGGGCGAACGTCGTCGAGCTGTACATCTCGTATCTGCGGCGGAAGATCGACGCCGGACGGGAGCCGATGATCCACACGCGGCGGGGCGCCGGATATCTGATCAAACCGGCCGCGACGGTCTGA